DNA from Prunus persica cultivar Lovell chromosome G6, Prunus_persica_NCBIv2, whole genome shotgun sequence:
GACAAATTTAAACTCACATCATTACCTGTGAGTACATTTCAGAGCCAAAATCAGGAGTCCAGTCAGTTTCTGATTGATCGCTGTATGGTGGTTCTGGAACATCAAAGAATTCATCTGAAGCATCATTCAGGCTTATAAGACTAGCATGTTCAGAAGGTGATTTTTCcacttcttcagctatatttTCCTTAGTCCTCTCATTCCCCGTTAGTGTTGGAACATCAGCCTCACCATCCCCTTCATTCTGATGCAACCTAAAATTTCTCCTTAGTTCTCCAGATGAAAATTCTGAGGAAGAATAATTTCCTAGTTTTGCTCTGAACAATTCTCGTAGTGCTGCAAGTACAGaaatgaaaagtaaaaataaattgttttgattgaCCGAGTAGATGTCAAAAtaatgtgaagaaaaaaaaaatacattgaAAGCTCTATCAATCAACAGTATAAGACTACCAGCAactctccctagcattttgaTGGTCATAGAACGAGCTGAAGAAGTTTGTAGATAAGATTTCCAGAATTTCCAATCAATCGCAAGCATGTGCTTCACAACTGATTGTTTCCCTTGGTTCACAGGTGATATAACATATCCTCCACCTGCAAAAGAGTGATAAATGTCTCAAAATCTTCTATTATTAACTTTCAACTTATGCACCTCCCACAGTAGAGATCCAATAAGCTATAACCACTAGAATTAACGATTAAATGTTAAACAGGCAGTTGCATGCATTTACTTTAACAGGCAGTGCAAGGAAAATATAGTTGTGCCAACTTTGGAGGCATCACAACCATGAAAATTGTATGCCATACCACCAATGTTCTAATACTACCATGCTGATGCTGCATCAAGTCCAACacatgcacacacacacatgcaaTTACATAGAACGAATGAATACACCGATGCACTTTACTCATATTATCAAAGGTCCAAGCTACAGAAACTATCCTATATTAAACACTTCTTGTAAGGTCTAGgagatttataaaaatttcaatttctaaGCATACATTACTTTTAAGGCAGGCACGGACGTAGCCTTTCTGAGGTGGACACTTCTTATGAAACACAGAATGGTACAGAATAACTGTGACAGAAGAAACCAAACGAAGTCAGTTTGTGCATCAATACATTTGCTATTAAatgcaaatataaaaaacaaaaaatatcctCCATTTCAATACTACCATATGTTCCGTCATCTTCTCTTCTCCAATAACGCCGCAACAAGAGATCTCTCCGCTTCATTCCCCTGCGAAATATGATACGTTGATTGTATAAGACAACCATACAAAAGATATTTAGACAACTGCCACAGAACAGAATTCGAAATCATAATAGGCCAGGGCCTGACCATGGTAACCAATCGCTATATAACTGCTTGTGAATGATATCAGTATGACCATCAAGGTGTTCGACCACATTGCCCTTATAGAAACAAAAGTCCCATCTACAACAGAATTTGTCAAAGTTAATTTTAGTTACAAACAAGCTTCATACATGACAATTTAGATAATTGTGGATGCAAAGTGTAATGCAGATATGCATCAAGAGGAGCAAATACAAGACAAAAGGCAGAATGCAGATAATATAGAAGGCTACGGAGTTACGATGGAAGCCTAGAAACTTTCTGCACAACAGTGCAGGGTATAGTATGGTATCTTCGGGTTTCTACTATTACCATACTTATGGttgaatttaattaaaaaatttgaacttccATATTAGGTTTGTATTGGGGTTTCCATACATGGATTTGTATGGCCTCAATAAATGGACCTCATTGTCATTGTGCTGGACAGTTTTTGAGCATTGACAATTTCAAACAATTATTGTTTCAGTTTGATCTCTATCTTCCTAGGATTTCTTCTCTTTAGCTTAACTTTTTCATCCTTCTACTCCCACAGTCTACATAAAGTTCTCAGCAAACTTACTCTGATCTCGAGGGACCAAGGGACATAAGTGTCTGGAAAATGGCTTCGGAAGTTCCATCAACCACACCCACAGCCATGATGGCAGGATGATCGTCCCACTGCTCATGATAGGAGCATAGTCAATAATATGAATGCCTTTCCTACAACCAATTAGATGGTCAAAATTAAACCTACCAACCTTCCCATGAGAATCCCTATCTTTGGCTTCTTTAAATAGTCGTAGACCTGCATAATAGCAATAAAGTTCAACATGCGGTTTCATAACCTCCTCAAAATGCACAAATTAGGAATAACTCTCACCATTCTGACAACCAAAGATTGTCCAAGGTGAAGGAGCAATTACATCGGATGTCACAGCATCTGTTTGTGTAGAAGAACAAAGACTCCAATCTATAGAATTGATTCGACTTCTCCTACTAGATCCAGCTAATCTACGTGCATGAATACTTTTAAGTACCCATACAATAATAGGAAACAAGAATAAAGAATCATATCAGAGCCACAAACATAAACCATAACCCACAACCAGTATATTACCCAAGCTGCCAAGCATTGTTAAACAAAGTTACgtccaaattaaaaaaattcatgctaATATACCTAAAGGACTGCCATATGTTATTGGAACAATCCACAAAATTATCCCCAAGATCTGGACCACCCTGCACATATGCATAGGcattaaattcatatttacCATAACCGTCTGGAATAGATTGAGAAAACTGAGCATTTTAGACCTTTAAAGCCACTTCCTGAAAGGAATGAATCCATCTTGCTGCTTCTTCTGGACTGCTTGCTCCCAACTATGAAAATAAAGTTACATTATTTTGACATTAACCTGTAACAGAAACAAATTTTTGAGGAAATAGTTACCACACCTTAAGTTGATCGTTGTGATTTGACGTATTATACAGTGTGAATATGAAGAATACCTACAAGTTGCACAAACAACAGTTACTAAATACATATCACAGCCACTAAAATCAGAAGACATGAATAAACTGGCACATTGCTGAAGTAGGACACTCTATAACAACTCAATACTTTTCTTTGAATGCTCTCACGTCCATTGTCTGTCACTCGAATGCAAGAGTCTATGATAGCGCTTCTTACAGGATCCTGATACACAGAAAAGGAGGAAAACATTAAGGTTCTTATTTGTACTTATGCCTACCTAATAGTGTTGTAATCTGTAAAATAAAGTGACGGAAACAAAGTTGCCACTCAGAATGTTTGTAAGCCAAATTATTACTCAAGGTTCCTCATTCAGCTtgtgttaaaataaaaataatcaaagaCACTAGTTATTCATGTTTCTTGAATTAATTATGGACATAACTTGTGCTAAAGAACAAAAGATGATGgataataaatgaaaaactcaacaacaacaacaaaaaaatcaaatgaaaaggaCAGTATAAAACCATAATACATAATTCTTTGCACAAATTTCTAAAAGTAGGATTCAAACGGCCAATTTCAAACAAGGACATCTCCAACTTCTGCAAGCCATGGTTATTGAAAAAAGCATttacaaggaaagaaaaaggaaaaagcaaCTGAGCCAGCCACAAAAGTGACACATTTACCTTAGACAAGGTCCTGCAAGATTCTatagatttttcttctcactttatgattttcaatccAATGTTTTACAGGAAGATATTTTCCTcgtaattaaaaataaaacttatataggttttttttctaaatataTCCATAGTTGCAAATGAGATGTAAAAAATTTTGCGAGGGGACCAAAGGGAAACTAGCAATCCTACTAGTTACTACATCAAACAAGCTGCAATTAACCCACAAGGTAACATTTGGAAAACTGAAATGTAGATTCAATATATGCCATCCTCAAAAGTTTCTTCGTTAAAGTAGTTAATGGAAAAAGAAACTCAAATAATCACTATCATCCTCACAGTTTGAAGCCCTCCCAAGATGTACATACATTTTAACACTCTTCAACTGTCTCGGATGCTCATATAATCAACTGCGCAAGCATCTTGCTCATTCTAAAGCAGTTTTCGGTATATGTACACACTATAGGCACACGCGCACACACATTCGAAACAACAATTTGGAGGGAAGTTTTCCCACAATCAATACAAAGATAATGATCCaatggaaattaaagaaaaatgcagATCATTCTTCAACAAAAGTGAGAAAGATACATCATTTTGATggatcaataaaaaaaacttcgaAACAATGCATCCCAGAAACTCAATAAGCAAACCTCTGATACCATTTTACTAATATAATTACCATAtaagaaatcaaataaatgCTCAAACCCCAAAACTCACCCAATTACTTCAAAAAGGGGGAAAGAAAAACAGACTTCCAAATAAATTTCATCAGCGGTTTACTGTTtgtagttatttatttttctggaaAGCAGCATTAGCTCattgaaatgaacaaaaatggAAAGGCAGTAGAGCATGAACCTCATTGTTAGAAACGGGAACTGATTTGAAGCTTTTGAGAAGGTGACCTTCAAGAACAAAGTAGCGTTTGCGCGAGTACTGTAGCCCAATCCGATTAGAACGAACGAGATAAAGCCAACCCTCCATTCTTTGATCAGTTTGCGACATATCCATTTCGAAAAACCTCTATTATCAACAAACCCACTTCTGTAATTCGCTCACTTCTCAGTACCTCAACATCCATGCATAGCTGGGCCCCGATTATATGTGTGGCTCGTAC
Protein-coding regions in this window:
- the LOC18775526 gene encoding protein ENHANCED DISEASE RESISTANCE 2 → MDMSQTDQRMEGWLYLVRSNRIGLQYSRKRYFVLEGHLLKSFKSVPVSNNEDPVRSAIIDSCIRVTDNGRESIQRKVFFIFTLYNTSNHNDQLKLGASSPEEAARWIHSFQEVALKGGPDLGDNFVDCSNNIWQSFSIHARRLAGSSRRSRINSIDWSLCSSTQTDAVTSDVIAPSPWTIFGCQNGLRLFKEAKDRDSHGKWDDHPAIMAVGVVDGTSEAIFQTLMSLGPSRSEWDFCFYKGNVVEHLDGHTDIIHKQLYSDWLPWGMKRRDLLLRRYWRREDDGTYVILYHSVFHKKCPPQKGYVRACLKSGGYVISPVNQGKQSVVKHMLAIDWKFWKSYLQTSSARSMTIKMLGRVAALRELFRAKLGNYSSSEFSSGELRRNFRLHQNEGDGEADVPTLTGNERTKENIAEEVEKSPSEHASLISLNDASDEFFDVPEPPYSDQSETDWTPDFGSEMYSQFELQDTHHPKLSTAAGFVKRLHDLAVQKRGYVDLQEMAREDNMSCYYGSTLPKDSTCNLACSWTASDPSTFLIRGKNYLEDNKKVKAKGTLMQMVAADWLRSDKREDDLGGRPGSIVQKYAAQGGREFFFIVNIQVPGSTTYSLALYYMMNSPVEDAPLLESFIKGDDAYRNSRFKLIPYISKGSWIVKQSVGKKACLIGQALEINYFHGKNYLELGIDIGSSTVARGVVSLVLGYLNNLVIEMAFLIQANTPEELPEYLLGTCRLNHLDASKSVLAKPS